The following proteins come from a genomic window of Falsibacillus albus:
- a CDS encoding sigma-70 family RNA polymerase sigma factor encodes MQGEHNRKQSESEMMSDLIKKYGEEIKRLIFTYVKEWNTAEDLTQDVFITVYLKRDTFQEQSSLKTWIYRIAINKSKDYLKSWGNRMLSLTNLFPSSYSDISTERRYFTRFENEKLGNAVFKLPVKYREVIILYYYKGLNTTEISELLQCKPSTVKSRISRAKKQLHSKLGGFRLE; translated from the coding sequence GTGCAGGGGGAGCACAATCGGAAACAATCCGAAAGCGAAATGATGAGTGATCTTATAAAAAAATATGGAGAAGAGATAAAGAGACTCATCTTTACCTATGTGAAGGAGTGGAATACAGCTGAGGATTTGACACAGGATGTATTTATCACCGTGTATTTAAAACGGGATACATTTCAGGAACAGTCATCACTGAAAACGTGGATTTATCGGATTGCGATCAATAAATCAAAGGATTACTTGAAGTCATGGGGCAATCGCATGTTGTCCCTAACAAATTTGTTTCCTTCCAGCTATTCGGATATATCAACAGAACGACGCTACTTTACCCGTTTTGAAAACGAAAAGCTCGGCAATGCTGTATTTAAGCTGCCGGTAAAATATCGCGAAGTCATCATTCTTTACTATTATAAAGGGCTGAATACAACCGAAATAAGCGAATTGCTCCAATGTAAGCCATCCACTGTAAAAAGCAGAATTTCAAGGGCGAAAAAGCAGTTGCATTCCAAGCTGGGAGGGTTCCGCCTTGAATAA